In a genomic window of Curtobacterium sp. MCBD17_035:
- the ftsZ gene encoding cell division protein FtsZ, producing MTTNHNYLAVIKVVGVGGGGVNAVNRMIELGLRGVEFIAINTDAQALLLSDADVKLDVGREITRGLGAGADPEVGRRAAEDHAEEIEEALAGADMVFVTAGEGGGTGTGGAPVVARIAKSIGALTIGVVTKPFGFEGKRRQAQAENGVATLKDEVDTLIVVPNDRLLEISDRGISMVEAFATADQVLLAGVQGITDLITTPGLINLDFADVKSVMQGAGSALMGIGSSRGADRAIKAAELAVASPLLEASIDGAHGVLLSIQGGSNLGIFEINDAARLVQEAVHPEANIIFGAVIDDTLGDEVRVTVIAAGFDGGEPSGQQQKDRRSSYVDPDTTAPVAASHAHDETAPVASWATQEHEPPVQRAADPAFDDDDDELDVPDFLK from the coding sequence GTGACCACGAACCACAACTACCTCGCCGTCATCAAGGTGGTCGGCGTCGGCGGCGGCGGCGTGAACGCCGTCAACCGCATGATCGAACTGGGTCTCCGCGGTGTCGAGTTCATCGCGATCAACACGGACGCCCAGGCGCTCCTGCTCAGCGACGCCGACGTCAAGCTCGACGTCGGCCGCGAGATCACCCGTGGGCTCGGTGCTGGTGCCGACCCGGAGGTCGGCCGTCGTGCCGCCGAGGACCACGCGGAGGAGATCGAGGAGGCCCTCGCCGGCGCCGACATGGTGTTCGTCACCGCGGGTGAGGGCGGTGGCACCGGGACGGGCGGCGCGCCGGTCGTCGCGCGCATCGCGAAGTCGATCGGTGCGCTCACCATCGGTGTCGTCACGAAGCCGTTCGGGTTCGAGGGCAAGCGCCGTCAGGCGCAGGCCGAGAACGGCGTCGCCACGCTCAAGGACGAGGTCGACACGCTCATCGTCGTGCCGAACGACCGCCTGCTCGAGATCAGCGACCGCGGTATCAGCATGGTCGAGGCGTTCGCGACCGCCGACCAGGTGCTCCTGGCCGGTGTCCAGGGCATCACCGACCTCATCACGACCCCGGGGCTCATCAACCTCGACTTCGCCGACGTCAAGAGCGTCATGCAGGGGGCCGGGTCGGCACTCATGGGCATCGGTTCCTCACGCGGCGCGGACCGTGCGATCAAGGCCGCCGAGCTCGCGGTCGCGTCGCCCCTCCTCGAGGCCTCGATCGACGGCGCGCACGGCGTGCTGCTCTCGATCCAGGGTGGGTCGAACCTCGGCATCTTCGAGATCAACGACGCCGCCCGCCTGGTGCAGGAGGCCGTCCATCCCGAGGCGAACATCATCTTCGGTGCGGTCATCGACGACACCCTCGGCGACGAGGTCCGGGTCACGGTCATCGCCGCGGGCTTCGATGGCGGCGAGCCGTCCGGACAGCAGCAGAAGGACCGCCGGTCGAGCTACGTCGACCCGGACACGACCGCCCCGGTCGCGGCGAGCCACGCGCACGACGAGACCGCTCCGGTCGCCTCCTGGGCGACGCAGGAGCACGAGCCGCCCGTGCAGCGCGCAGCCGACCCGGCGTTCGACGATGACGACGACGAGCTCGACGTCCCCGACTTCCTGAAGTGA
- a CDS encoding YggS family pyridoxal phosphate-dependent enzyme, whose protein sequence is MSRVDGAEPPLPSGEPGLEERLGSVRSGIADAARAAGRGVDELTLVVVTKYHPAALVRSLAALGVTDVGENRHQEAQAKAAELADLSLRWHFVGQLQSKKARQVRRYADVVQSLDRASVVDALAPTEGEPHPRVIDGFVQVNLTTDPARGGAQPSEVDALVEQVLASGGVRLRGVMAVAPLDEEPRRAFARLRAISERVRAVAPSATAISAGMSGDYPDAVLEGATHLRIGTAITGNRPAPR, encoded by the coding sequence GTGAGTCGGGTGGACGGGGCCGAGCCGCCCCTCCCGTCCGGGGAACCCGGTCTGGAGGAACGGCTCGGCTCCGTCCGCAGCGGCATCGCCGACGCCGCGCGAGCCGCGGGGCGCGGCGTCGACGAGCTGACGCTCGTCGTCGTCACGAAGTACCACCCGGCTGCACTCGTCCGGTCCCTGGCCGCACTCGGCGTCACCGACGTGGGGGAGAACCGGCACCAGGAGGCGCAGGCCAAGGCGGCCGAGCTCGCCGACCTGTCGCTGCGCTGGCACTTCGTGGGCCAGCTCCAGAGCAAGAAGGCGCGGCAGGTCCGTCGCTACGCGGACGTCGTGCAGTCGCTCGACCGGGCCAGTGTCGTCGACGCGCTCGCACCGACGGAGGGTGAGCCGCACCCGCGGGTGATCGACGGCTTCGTCCAGGTGAACCTGACGACCGATCCCGCACGCGGTGGCGCTCAGCCGTCCGAGGTCGACGCACTCGTCGAGCAGGTGCTGGCATCCGGCGGCGTCCGCCTGCGCGGCGTCATGGCCGTCGCTCCGCTCGACGAGGAGCCCCGTCGGGCGTTCGCCCGGCTCCGCGCGATCTCCGAGCGCGTGCGTGCGGTGGCGCCGTCGGCGACCGCGATCTCCGCCGGCATGAGCGGCGACTACCCCGACGCCGTGCTCGAGGGCGCGACACACCTTCGGATCGGGACGGCAATCACCGGAAACCGCCCGGCTCCTCGTTAA
- a CDS encoding YggT family protein, protein MVSLVASILHLLLLIYFFMMWARFVLDLLRTFNRSWRPRGAVLVIAEVVFGATDPPVRAVRRVLPPMRMGAVALDFGWSIVMLLVIILMGVTERFAIA, encoded by the coding sequence ATGGTGTCCCTCGTCGCGAGCATCCTGCATCTGCTGCTCCTGATCTACTTCTTCATGATGTGGGCGCGGTTCGTGCTCGACCTGCTCCGGACCTTCAACCGGTCCTGGCGGCCCCGGGGTGCCGTGCTCGTCATCGCCGAGGTCGTGTTCGGGGCCACCGACCCGCCGGTCCGCGCCGTCCGACGGGTGCTCCCGCCGATGCGCATGGGTGCGGTCGCGCTCGACTTCGGGTGGAGCATCGTGATGCTCCTCGTGATCATCCTGATGGGCGTCACGGAGCGCTTCGCCATCGCCTGA
- a CDS encoding FtsQ-type POTRA domain-containing protein → MKRPEGFDPGSLPVPERPAPPREDRAASDTDASARGGATPGGATSGGATPGGATPGRAPSDGARSLLTGATGQRLGAGITALAGRFRALSPDEDFVDPVAQERAAARAARAAEAAEDPDVDHERPLGAGVRAAETAHEARAARRRRRLVERQEVRRFTRRSRHRRAAWLTSGAVLLVLVLSVVVAVYSPLMALRTIEVRGTDRVDRQQVLHAVDGQLGTPLARIDFGAIKRQLAGFPLIASYVTEEAPPHTLVITVTEREPIVAVKTGSGYDLVDPAGIVVESDPKQPAGMPLAAVQPSQLGSTAFRSMTEVVLALPTSVRSTVTQVTASTSDDVTLTLHSGAKVVWGSPDDSAAKARLLAALMTSQAPSGKVEYDVSAPDNGIVRQQRSAG, encoded by the coding sequence GTGAAGCGTCCCGAGGGGTTCGACCCGGGCTCGCTGCCCGTCCCGGAGCGTCCGGCGCCGCCGCGTGAGGACCGTGCCGCGTCGGACACGGACGCGAGCGCTCGCGGTGGTGCGACACCGGGTGGTGCGACGTCGGGTGGTGCGACGCCGGGTGGTGCGACGCCGGGCCGTGCGCCGTCGGATGGTGCGCGGAGCCTCCTGACCGGTGCGACGGGTCAGCGGCTCGGCGCGGGCATCACCGCACTGGCCGGCCGGTTCCGTGCTCTGAGCCCGGACGAGGACTTCGTCGACCCCGTGGCGCAGGAGCGCGCCGCCGCGCGTGCCGCACGGGCCGCCGAGGCCGCCGAGGATCCCGACGTCGACCACGAGCGGCCGCTGGGCGCGGGCGTCCGCGCCGCCGAGACCGCTCACGAGGCCCGCGCGGCCCGCCGCCGTCGTCGTCTGGTGGAGCGCCAGGAGGTCCGTCGGTTCACGCGGCGGAGCCGCCACCGGCGTGCAGCGTGGCTCACATCCGGCGCGGTGCTGCTCGTGCTCGTGCTGTCGGTCGTCGTGGCCGTGTACTCGCCGCTCATGGCGCTCCGGACGATCGAGGTGCGGGGCACCGACCGGGTCGACCGGCAGCAGGTGCTCCACGCGGTGGACGGCCAGCTCGGCACGCCGCTCGCCCGGATCGACTTCGGTGCCATCAAGCGGCAGCTCGCCGGGTTCCCGCTCATCGCGAGCTACGTGACCGAGGAGGCTCCGCCGCACACGCTCGTCATCACGGTGACCGAACGCGAGCCGATCGTGGCGGTGAAGACCGGGTCCGGGTACGACCTCGTCGACCCCGCGGGCATCGTCGTCGAGTCCGACCCGAAACAGCCCGCCGGGATGCCGCTCGCGGCGGTGCAGCCGTCCCAGCTCGGCAGCACGGCCTTCCGGTCGATGACCGAGGTCGTGCTGGCGCTGCCCACCTCGGTGCGCTCGACGGTGACGCAGGTGACCGCGAGCACCTCGGACGACGTGACGCTCACCCTGCACTCCGGTGCGAAGGTCGTCTGGGGGAGTCCCGACGACTCCGCCGCGAAGGCGCGGCTCCTCGCGGCGTTGATGACGTCGCAGGCGCCCTCGGGCAAGGTTGAGTACGACGTCTCGGCGCCCGACAACGGGATCGTGCGGCAGCAGCGATCCGCGGGATGA
- a CDS encoding RluA family pseudouridine synthase has translation MSESRSLSVPDGLAGERVDAAIAKLLGFSRSFAADVVAAGGVRVDGVVVDKSDRLHADSWLEVEWSPKESPRVVPMAVPGMTIVYDDEDIVVVDKPVGVAAHPSPGWDGPTVPGGLAAAGFTIATSGAAERAGIVHRLDVGTSGLMVVAKTELAYTALKRAFKERTVDKVYHALVQGHPDPTSGTIDAPIGRHPSSDWKFAVVADGKPSVTHYETLEAFRAATLLEVHLETGRTHQIRVHMAATRHPCVGDTTYGADPVLSAELGLTRQWLDAVRLGFEHPRTGVWVEFEAAYPDDLRHALELVREG, from the coding sequence GTGAGCGAGTCGCGCAGCCTGTCCGTGCCCGACGGGCTCGCGGGCGAGCGTGTCGACGCGGCGATCGCCAAACTGCTGGGGTTCAGCCGGTCGTTCGCCGCGGACGTGGTCGCCGCCGGCGGCGTCCGGGTCGACGGGGTCGTCGTCGACAAGTCGGACCGCCTGCACGCCGACAGCTGGCTCGAGGTCGAGTGGTCGCCGAAGGAGTCGCCGCGGGTCGTCCCGATGGCGGTGCCCGGCATGACGATCGTGTACGACGACGAGGACATCGTGGTCGTGGACAAGCCGGTCGGTGTCGCGGCGCACCCGTCGCCGGGCTGGGACGGGCCGACGGTGCCCGGCGGCCTCGCGGCGGCGGGGTTCACGATCGCGACCTCGGGTGCGGCGGAACGCGCGGGCATCGTGCACCGGCTCGACGTCGGGACGAGCGGCCTCATGGTCGTGGCCAAGACGGAGCTGGCGTACACGGCGCTCAAGCGCGCGTTCAAGGAGCGGACGGTCGACAAGGTCTACCACGCGCTCGTGCAGGGGCATCCCGATCCCACCTCCGGCACCATCGACGCCCCCATCGGCCGCCACCCCTCGAGCGACTGGAAGTTCGCGGTCGTCGCGGACGGCAAGCCCAGCGTGACGCACTACGAGACCCTCGAGGCGTTCCGTGCGGCGACACTGCTCGAGGTCCACCTGGAGACCGGCCGGACCCACCAGATCCGCGTCCACATGGCGGCCACCCGGCACCCGTGCGTCGGGGACACGACGTACGGCGCCGATCCGGTGCTCAGCGCGGAACTCGGGCTGACGCGGCAGTGGCTCGACGCCGTCCGGCTCGGCTTCGAGCATCCCCGCACGGGCGTCTGGGTCGAGTTCGAGGCGGCGTACCCGGACGACCTGCGACACGCCCTGGAACTCGTCCGCGAGGGCTGA
- a CDS encoding DivIVA domain-containing protein: MALTPEDVVNKRFQPTKFREGYDQDEVDDFLDEVVVELRRLGQENEELRQRLSAAEARAAETPAPAPQPEPTPEPAPVAAAPEPTPAPAPVAAAAPTTTTTDDETEGTSSLLQLARRLHEEHVREGVEKRDALIAEGHATAARLVSEAEAQQRQILADAEQQQRQRVSTYEQERKQLEGRIEELRTFEREYRAQLKNYIQGQLQELDSASNEQPSGFQPAPASAQGFGSN; the protein is encoded by the coding sequence ATGGCTTTGACGCCGGAAGACGTAGTCAACAAGCGGTTCCAGCCGACGAAGTTCCGCGAGGGCTACGACCAGGACGAGGTCGACGACTTCCTCGACGAGGTCGTCGTGGAACTGCGTCGTCTCGGGCAGGAGAACGAGGAGCTGCGCCAGCGCCTCAGCGCCGCCGAGGCCCGCGCCGCCGAGACGCCCGCGCCGGCCCCGCAGCCCGAGCCGACCCCGGAGCCGGCGCCCGTCGCCGCCGCACCGGAGCCGACCCCCGCTCCGGCGCCCGTCGCCGCCGCCGCCCCCACGACGACCACGACCGACGACGAGACCGAAGGCACCTCGAGCCTCCTGCAGCTCGCCCGTCGCCTGCACGAGGAGCACGTCCGCGAGGGCGTCGAGAAGCGTGACGCCCTCATCGCCGAGGGTCACGCCACCGCCGCGCGTCTCGTCTCCGAGGCCGAGGCGCAGCAGCGCCAGATCCTCGCCGACGCGGAGCAGCAGCAGCGGCAGCGTGTGTCGACCTACGAGCAGGAGCGCAAGCAGCTCGAGGGTCGCATCGAGGAGCTCCGCACGTTCGAGCGTGAGTACCGCGCGCAGCTCAAGAACTACATCCAGGGCCAGCTGCAGGAACTCGACAGCGCGAGCAACGAGCAGCCCAGCGGGTTCCAGCCCGCGCCGGCGTCGGCGCAGGGCTTCGGGTCCAACTGA
- the sepF gene encoding cell division protein SepF yields MAHPLRKTMVYLGLADEDVEYDEPAAQAAPSQPTAVATQPAVQAAPPAPTQSPVASVATQNQQRAQVTPLRRAHAQKATPVQEMNEILTVHPREYKDAQSIAESFRDGIPVIINLTQMTEGDARRMIDFASGLSLGLYGKIERVTSKVFLLSPAHVAVSGEPAEVESDIEASFFAQS; encoded by the coding sequence ATGGCCCACCCGCTGCGCAAGACGATGGTGTACCTCGGCCTCGCCGACGAGGACGTCGAGTACGACGAGCCGGCCGCCCAGGCCGCGCCCTCCCAGCCGACCGCGGTCGCGACCCAGCCCGCCGTCCAGGCGGCTCCGCCCGCGCCCACCCAGTCACCCGTCGCGTCCGTCGCGACCCAGAACCAGCAGCGCGCGCAGGTGACCCCGCTCCGACGCGCCCACGCACAGAAGGCGACCCCGGTCCAGGAAATGAACGAGATCCTCACCGTCCACCCCCGCGAGTACAAGGACGCGCAGTCCATCGCCGAGAGCTTCCGCGACGGCATCCCCGTGATCATCAACCTCACCCAGATGACCGAGGGCGACGCGCGTCGCATGATCGACTTCGCGAGTGGCCTGTCGCTCGGCCTCTACGGCAAGATCGAGCGCGTCACGAGCAAGGTGTTCCTCCTGTCGCCGGCGCACGTCGCGGTGAGCGGCGAGCCCGCTGAGGTAGAGTCCGACATCGAGGCGTCCTTCTTCGCCCAGTCCTGA
- the murC gene encoding UDP-N-acetylmuramate--L-alanine ligase: MTIKPDLSQPIPDDFGTVHFIGIGGSGMSGIARMFLAAGHRVTGSDSRESATTGRMRELGADVRIGHDAANVGDADTVVVTSALWPDNPELLEARRRGLPVMHRSQALAALIAGRRLVAVAGAHGKTTSTGMIVTALVELGLDPNFVNGGVIQSLGVSSGSGASDTFVVEADESDGSFLLYDTAIALVTNVDADHLDHYGSEDAFIDAFVTFASRASERVVISSDDAGARRVTAGVRATAHAPSIVTFGEADDADVRVTDVVETAGVQAVVHVAGVAHPLVLRVPGRHNAINAAGAVAVLVGLGVDAADAVRGVEAFGGTERRFELHGTERGVRVYDDYAHHPTEVAVALRAARSVVGEGRVIAIHQPHLYSRTRLMAGDFARVYEELADHTVVLDVYGAREDPEPGVTGALVQERFTDQSRVDYLPDWSEAAARAADLAEDGDIVMTLSCGDVYRIIPQVLADLHGGRVAAEAPAR; this comes from the coding sequence ATGACCATCAAGCCCGACCTGTCGCAACCGATCCCCGACGACTTCGGCACCGTGCACTTCATCGGCATCGGCGGTTCCGGCATGAGCGGCATCGCACGGATGTTCCTCGCCGCCGGGCACCGGGTCACCGGGTCGGACTCCCGGGAGTCCGCGACGACGGGACGCATGCGCGAACTCGGTGCCGACGTCCGCATCGGCCACGACGCCGCGAACGTCGGTGACGCCGACACGGTCGTCGTCACGAGTGCGTTGTGGCCCGACAACCCGGAACTCCTGGAGGCCCGGCGTCGCGGTCTGCCGGTCATGCACCGCTCGCAGGCCCTCGCAGCGCTCATCGCGGGCCGGCGGCTCGTCGCGGTCGCGGGCGCGCACGGCAAGACGACGTCGACCGGCATGATCGTCACGGCCCTGGTGGAGCTCGGCCTCGACCCGAACTTCGTCAACGGCGGCGTCATCCAGTCCCTCGGTGTCAGCTCGGGCAGCGGTGCGAGTGACACCTTCGTCGTCGAGGCGGACGAGTCCGACGGCTCGTTCCTGCTCTACGACACCGCGATCGCCCTCGTCACCAACGTCGACGCCGACCACCTCGACCACTATGGCAGTGAGGACGCGTTCATCGACGCGTTCGTGACGTTCGCCTCGCGCGCGTCCGAGCGGGTGGTGATCTCGAGCGACGACGCCGGAGCGCGACGCGTCACGGCTGGTGTCCGGGCGACCGCGCACGCACCGTCCATCGTCACGTTCGGTGAGGCCGACGACGCCGACGTCCGCGTGACCGATGTCGTCGAGACCGCGGGCGTGCAGGCCGTGGTCCACGTCGCGGGCGTCGCACACCCCCTGGTGCTGCGGGTACCCGGGCGGCACAACGCGATCAACGCGGCGGGGGCCGTGGCCGTGCTCGTCGGCCTCGGGGTCGACGCGGCCGACGCCGTCCGTGGCGTCGAGGCCTTCGGGGGGACGGAGCGGCGGTTCGAACTGCACGGCACCGAGCGCGGCGTCCGCGTCTACGACGACTACGCGCACCACCCGACCGAGGTGGCGGTGGCACTGCGCGCCGCGAGGAGCGTCGTCGGCGAGGGCCGCGTCATCGCGATCCACCAGCCGCACCTGTACTCCCGCACCCGGCTCATGGCCGGGGACTTCGCCCGCGTCTACGAGGAGCTCGCGGACCACACGGTCGTGCTCGACGTGTACGGCGCCCGTGAGGACCCGGAGCCCGGGGTGACCGGAGCGCTCGTGCAGGAGCGGTTCACCGACCAGTCGCGCGTCGACTACCTGCCGGACTGGTCCGAGGCGGCAGCCCGTGCCGCCGACCTCGCCGAGGACGGCGACATCGTCATGACGCTGAGCTGTGGCGACGTCTACCGGATCATCCCGCAGGTGCTCGCCGACCTGCACGGCGGCCGAGTCGCGGCGGAGGCCCCGGCACGGTGA
- the lspA gene encoding signal peptidase II, protein MPQPHPAAPAERPAKVSVRAIAALAFAAVCVYALDQVVKALVVAHLTYGATVPVLGGLLQLHYVTNPGAAFSFATGQTWIFSIVAAAVVVAIVITARRIRSLWWAVLFGMLLGGALGNLTDRLTRPPGFGRGQVVDFIYTPWMMPAIYNIADSFICISMAIFVVLTLLGVNLDGTRTPSKRTQAARAGADDRAGTDDREAQGRVPGAAPATDGGATAVTSEATSAVGAAPDASAGGPADGDRASRPSLGHDAT, encoded by the coding sequence TTGCCCCAGCCCCACCCGGCTGCACCAGCCGAACGTCCGGCGAAGGTCAGTGTCCGCGCGATCGCGGCACTGGCCTTCGCCGCTGTCTGCGTCTACGCACTCGACCAGGTCGTCAAGGCCCTCGTCGTCGCCCACCTGACCTACGGCGCGACCGTGCCGGTGCTCGGCGGGCTCCTGCAGCTGCACTACGTCACGAACCCCGGCGCCGCGTTCTCGTTCGCCACGGGTCAGACCTGGATCTTCTCGATCGTCGCCGCCGCGGTGGTCGTCGCGATCGTGATCACGGCGCGGCGCATCCGCTCCCTCTGGTGGGCCGTGCTCTTCGGCATGTTGCTCGGCGGTGCCCTCGGGAACCTGACGGACCGCCTGACGCGGCCGCCGGGCTTCGGGCGCGGCCAGGTGGTCGACTTCATCTACACCCCGTGGATGATGCCGGCGATCTACAACATCGCCGATTCGTTCATCTGCATCAGCATGGCGATCTTCGTCGTGCTCACGCTGCTCGGCGTGAACCTCGACGGCACGCGGACGCCGTCCAAGCGGACCCAGGCCGCCCGCGCCGGCGCCGACGACCGTGCCGGCACGGACGACCGGGAGGCCCAGGGGCGCGTCCCCGGGGCGGCGCCGGCCACGGACGGGGGAGCCACCGCGGTCACGAGCGAGGCGACGTCCGCCGTGGGGGCCGCACCCGACGCGAGCGCGGGCGGACCGGCGGACGGGGACCGGGCCTCCAGGCCGTCGCTCGGGCACGACGCGACGTGA